In the Streptomyces fradiae ATCC 10745 = DSM 40063 genome, one interval contains:
- a CDS encoding ATP-binding protein, whose protein sequence is MGDAALEHLRIRLAGIHRALRTAVERQAGLAARLTRPDLTPYCVTDEQVEVLLGEMDAVADALAGARAPRPPAPPSGGRTAPGHAPDPAPDHAPDPAAGPGRGTAPDPGRAVGPDPGRVTGPDRGGACGPDPHRAAHPAPERTIVTGPGGSTRARPGGASQAGSRPAAEAGADPAPREALGPPPGQTPGARAEHDLRRRVAAEGGRLPLDALATAFGLTRAEQDALLLAAAPELDRGYERIYAYIVDNLNRRLPSVELLVTVAALSGGDPDEPAARLALRRALGPAGPLRRYGLLRPHGDAPLELARELLPAPGVLDFLLGWTTDTGLLGHDPGEVTAHGPCLPPPHPCADRLARLGRALAAGRVDLAGLWGAPPDGQLDTVRALARAAGTPLRTLTEDPDTDLRTAAALGALLWVPTDDLRDERRRPDADALTAALLRTRLPVCLTGLEPWRPASLLAARSYAELAVPAPGLAERRAMWSAALPGLGTPLLDDLAVRYRMNGGELRAVASVARTGARLAGDGRPEPVAAHVEPAVATVTRGRGGGAVRSLAPRRTLDDLVLPDAQLGQIREIASAFRAWPRVAETWGFARRSAHGGVKALFTGEPGTGKTLSAEIVTGMLGLELLKVDLARVVSKWVGETEKNMEAAFRQAEESHAVLLFDEADALFGKRGEVRHGTDRYANMEVGYLLQRLEASDGLVILTSNLRDNIDPAFTRRFHFVVHFPRPGAAERRRLWRLAFPEEAPLAADVDLGALARLDMTGAGITAAARTAALAAADGGADTITMRHVVRGVARQYQREARLLRPAELGPHAHLLDDASRG, encoded by the coding sequence ATGGGCGACGCGGCACTGGAGCACCTGCGGATCCGGCTGGCCGGCATCCACCGGGCGCTGCGCACGGCCGTCGAGCGGCAGGCCGGGCTCGCGGCCCGCCTGACCCGGCCGGACCTCACGCCGTACTGCGTGACGGACGAGCAGGTCGAGGTGCTGCTCGGCGAGATGGACGCCGTCGCCGACGCCCTGGCCGGCGCCCGCGCCCCCCGGCCTCCCGCCCCGCCCTCCGGCGGGCGTACCGCACCGGGCCACGCCCCCGACCCCGCACCGGACCACGCCCCCGACCCCGCGGCGGGCCCCGGCCGGGGCACCGCCCCGGACCCCGGCCGGGCGGTCGGCCCGGACCCCGGCCGGGTCACCGGCCCGGACCGCGGAGGGGCCTGCGGGCCCGACCCCCACCGGGCCGCCCACCCGGCCCCTGAACGCACCATCGTCACCGGCCCCGGAGGGTCCACCCGCGCCCGCCCCGGAGGGGCCTCCCAAGCGGGCTCCCGCCCGGCGGCCGAGGCGGGCGCGGACCCGGCCCCCCGAGAGGCCCTCGGACCGCCCCCCGGCCAGACCCCCGGCGCCCGGGCCGAACACGACCTGCGGCGCCGGGTCGCGGCCGAGGGCGGGCGCCTCCCGCTGGACGCCCTCGCGACCGCCTTCGGACTGACCCGCGCCGAACAGGACGCCCTGCTCCTCGCCGCCGCACCCGAACTCGACCGCGGCTACGAGCGGATCTACGCGTACATCGTGGACAACCTCAACCGGCGGCTGCCCAGCGTCGAACTCCTCGTCACCGTCGCCGCGCTGAGCGGCGGCGACCCGGACGAGCCCGCCGCCCGGCTCGCGCTGCGCCGCGCGCTCGGCCCCGCGGGCCCCCTGCGCCGGTACGGCCTGCTGCGCCCGCACGGCGACGCCCCGCTCGAACTGGCCCGCGAACTGCTCCCCGCCCCCGGCGTGCTCGACTTCCTGCTGGGCTGGACCACCGACACCGGCCTGCTCGGCCACGACCCGGGCGAGGTCACCGCGCACGGCCCGTGCCTCCCGCCGCCGCACCCCTGCGCCGACCGGCTCGCCCGGCTCGGCCGGGCCCTGGCCGCCGGCCGCGTCGACCTCGCCGGGCTGTGGGGCGCCCCGCCCGACGGGCAGCTCGACACCGTACGCGCCCTGGCCCGCGCCGCCGGGACGCCGCTGCGCACCCTCACCGAGGACCCCGACACCGACCTGCGGACCGCCGCCGCGCTCGGCGCCCTGCTCTGGGTGCCCACCGACGACCTGCGCGACGAGCGGCGCCGCCCCGACGCCGACGCCCTGACCGCCGCGCTCCTGCGCACCCGCCTGCCGGTGTGCCTCACCGGCCTGGAGCCCTGGCGCCCCGCGTCCCTGCTCGCCGCCCGCTCCTACGCCGAACTGGCCGTTCCCGCACCCGGTCTCGCCGAGCGGCGTGCCATGTGGTCGGCCGCCCTGCCCGGCCTGGGGACCCCCCTCCTGGACGACCTGGCCGTGCGCTACCGGATGAACGGCGGCGAACTGCGCGCCGTCGCCTCGGTCGCGCGTACCGGGGCCCGGCTCGCGGGCGACGGCCGGCCCGAACCGGTCGCCGCCCACGTCGAACCCGCCGTCGCCACCGTCACCCGCGGGCGCGGCGGCGGCGCCGTACGCTCCCTCGCGCCCCGCCGCACCCTGGACGACCTGGTCCTGCCCGACGCCCAGCTCGGCCAGATCCGGGAGATCGCCTCGGCGTTCCGCGCCTGGCCCCGCGTGGCGGAGACCTGGGGCTTCGCCCGCCGCTCGGCCCACGGCGGGGTCAAGGCCCTCTTCACCGGAGAGCCCGGCACCGGCAAGACCCTGTCCGCCGAGATCGTCACCGGCATGCTGGGGCTGGAACTCCTCAAGGTGGACCTCGCCCGGGTCGTCTCCAAGTGGGTGGGCGAGACGGAGAAGAACATGGAGGCCGCCTTCCGGCAGGCCGAGGAGAGCCACGCGGTACTCCTCTTCGACGAGGCCGACGCCCTGTTCGGCAAGCGCGGCGAGGTCAGGCACGGCACCGACCGCTACGCCAACATGGAGGTCGGCTACCTGCTCCAGCGCCTGGAGGCCAGCGACGGACTGGTGATCCTCACCAGCAACCTGCGCGACAACATCGACCCGGCCTTCACCCGGCGCTTCCACTTCGTCGTCCACTTCCCCCGCCCCGGCGCCGCCGAGCGGCGCAGACTGTGGCGGCTGGCCTTCCCCGAAGAGGCGCCGCTCGCCGCCGACGTCGACCTGGGCGCGCTGGCCCGGCTCGACATGACGGGCGCCGGCATCACCGCCGCCGCCCGGACCGCCGCCCTGGCCGCCGCGGACGGCGGCGCCGACACCATCACCATGCGGCACGTCGTCCGCGGCGTGGCCCGCCAGTACCAGCGCGAGGCCCGGCTGCTGCGCCCCGCCGAGCTCGGACCGCACGCCCACCTGCTCGACGACGCCTCGCGGGGGTGA